From Mycolicibacterium nivoides, a single genomic window includes:
- a CDS encoding esterase-like activity of phytase family protein, with amino-acid sequence MTRARAAAAVTTTAALILAGCSTEGKKPGETPKATSPIDWNLPAQESYHRTATYPVYLNRPAEDPVDKETVAEISTVTPDGNTLIYTDAAAKRIGFLDITDPAKPVGKGTLSLAELGHKDDQPTSVAAVNDHVLVVVDTTGGDFAHPTGRVDIVRTSDRTRVHSIDLGGQPDSIAISPDGTFAAIAMENQRNEEFTPPGKEEGDLPQPPTGFVQLIDLTGAPNTWTPRRVDFDVEAARKAGLDTPEDLEPEYVSINSRGQVAVTLQENNGIAVIDGRTGTVQKIFSAGNQSVEGIDTKEDGAIDQTGSIPDTPREPDAIGWIGDDHFATANEGDWKGGTRGWTIFDARTGEVTWDAGNSLEQLAVRTGLHIEGRAESKGPEPEGLAVTTIDGHPTALIASERSNFVAVYDVSNPKAPEFRQILPTTPGPEGVLPIPSRNLLAISSEADDAEAKVRASVSLYGYGESFATTGKPSFPSIVSADRDGKPIGWGALGALSADPKDPNRLYTATDIAYGPARILGVDVAQKPAVIDTELPITEDGKPVTLDTEGISARPDGGFVLAVEGEDGPGNQLVYVAADGKIEKRMPLPKDIAAQLGSNGLEGVAFQSSSAGNATWLALQRELKSDPKGVVRIGRYTPEGDKWEWFGYQLDSTSTKDDWIGISEISVHNGELLILERDKLNGPDARLKALYRVAIPESAGAGNLQTLPKTLARNLVPDLQATNGYVQEKVEGVAIAGNQNLYVVTDNDGLDDANGETVFLDLGPATEALTGQ; translated from the coding sequence ATGACACGGGCGAGAGCGGCCGCGGCAGTGACCACGACGGCAGCACTGATCCTGGCGGGCTGCTCCACCGAGGGCAAGAAGCCAGGGGAGACCCCGAAGGCGACGTCGCCGATCGACTGGAACCTCCCAGCCCAAGAGAGCTACCACCGCACCGCCACCTACCCGGTGTACCTCAACAGACCTGCTGAGGATCCGGTCGACAAAGAGACCGTCGCCGAGATCTCGACCGTCACACCCGACGGCAACACGCTCATCTACACCGACGCCGCCGCCAAGCGCATCGGCTTCCTCGATATCACTGACCCCGCCAAACCCGTTGGTAAAGGCACGCTTTCCCTCGCGGAGCTGGGGCACAAGGATGACCAGCCCACCTCGGTGGCGGCGGTCAATGACCACGTCCTCGTCGTCGTCGACACCACCGGCGGTGACTTCGCCCATCCAACCGGGCGCGTCGACATCGTCCGGACCAGCGACCGAACCCGCGTGCACAGCATCGACCTGGGTGGCCAGCCCGACTCGATCGCCATCAGCCCTGACGGCACCTTCGCCGCGATCGCGATGGAAAACCAGCGGAACGAGGAGTTCACCCCGCCCGGCAAGGAGGAAGGCGACCTTCCCCAGCCGCCGACCGGGTTCGTGCAACTGATCGACCTCACGGGTGCCCCGAACACCTGGACGCCCCGCAGGGTCGACTTCGATGTGGAAGCGGCGCGAAAAGCCGGCCTCGATACCCCCGAAGATCTCGAACCCGAGTACGTCAGCATCAACTCCCGCGGCCAGGTCGCGGTGACCCTGCAGGAGAACAACGGCATCGCCGTCATCGACGGCCGCACCGGCACAGTGCAGAAGATCTTCAGCGCCGGAAACCAATCCGTCGAGGGCATCGACACCAAAGAAGACGGCGCGATCGACCAGACCGGCTCGATCCCTGACACCCCGCGCGAACCCGATGCCATCGGCTGGATAGGTGATGACCACTTCGCCACTGCCAACGAAGGCGACTGGAAGGGCGGCACCCGCGGGTGGACGATCTTCGACGCGAGAACTGGCGAGGTCACCTGGGATGCCGGAAACTCCCTCGAACAGCTCGCGGTGCGCACCGGCCTGCACATCGAGGGACGAGCCGAGTCCAAGGGACCGGAGCCGGAAGGCCTGGCCGTCACCACTATTGACGGTCACCCGACCGCGCTGATCGCCTCCGAACGCAGCAACTTCGTCGCCGTCTATGACGTCAGTAACCCCAAGGCGCCGGAGTTCCGGCAGATCCTGCCGACCACGCCAGGCCCCGAAGGCGTTCTGCCGATCCCGTCGCGCAACCTGCTGGCCATCTCGTCAGAGGCCGACGACGCCGAAGCCAAAGTGAGGGCCTCGGTCAGCCTGTACGGCTACGGCGAATCCTTCGCCACTACAGGCAAACCGAGCTTTCCATCGATCGTCTCAGCCGATAGAGACGGAAAGCCGATCGGATGGGGCGCGCTCGGCGCACTCTCTGCGGACCCGAAGGACCCCAACCGGCTCTACACCGCCACCGATATCGCCTACGGCCCGGCCCGCATCCTCGGCGTGGACGTGGCCCAGAAGCCGGCCGTGATCGACACCGAACTGCCGATCACCGAAGACGGCAAGCCCGTCACCCTCGACACCGAAGGCATTTCAGCCCGCCCCGACGGCGGCTTCGTCCTGGCGGTGGAAGGCGAAGACGGGCCCGGTAACCAGCTCGTCTATGTTGCCGCCGACGGCAAGATCGAGAAGCGGATGCCGCTGCCCAAGGACATTGCGGCACAACTCGGCAGCAACGGGCTCGAAGGCGTTGCCTTCCAGTCGAGTAGCGCCGGGAACGCCACTTGGCTCGCGCTGCAGCGCGAACTCAAGTCCGATCCGAAGGGCGTGGTCCGCATCGGGCGCTACACGCCGGAGGGCGACAAGTGGGAATGGTTCGGCTACCAGCTCGACTCCACCAGCACCAAGGACGACTGGATCGGCATCTCCGAAATCTCCGTCCACAACGGCGAATTGCTGATCCTCGAACGCGACAAGCTCAACGGGCCCGACGCGCGACTGAAAGCGCTGTACCGGGTCGCGATCCCCGAGAGCGCGGGGGCAGGCAACCTGCAAACCCTGCCGAAGACGCTGGCCCGCAACCTGGTTCCGGATCTGCAGGCCACCAACGGTTATGTGCAGGAGAAGGTCGAAGGCGTCGCGATCGCCGGAAATCAGAACCTGTACGTCGTTACCGACAACGACGGGCTCGACGACGCCAACGGCGAAACGGTCTTCCTCGATCTCGGACCCGCAACCGAGGCGCTGACGGGTCAGTGA
- a CDS encoding mechanosensitive ion channel family protein, protein MAVYNLAFEWTDTNRHWLIEVPVRVVAYIVVALIIRYLLHRMIDRATTGRPKKSSSTELEGQAKKPPLLRYLRDRASATTNGIRAAERRQQRAQTIGSVLKSTTSIVLLVWVVLAILSVLGVNIAPFIASAGVVGLAIGFGAQNLVRDFVSGVFMLLEDQYGVGDNVDLGEVSGEVQSVGLRITTVRDIDGTLWYVRNGEIARVGNMSQDYAVARIEVPVSLTADVDRAEQVAVEAAHEVVADPSMAGKVIGEPEMLGVQSLTADQLTLRMTLKTRPNAQWSVQRKLRREILRAYDENGIDLPYPQGRIHAVVGGRPAE, encoded by the coding sequence ATGGCTGTGTACAACCTGGCTTTCGAATGGACTGATACCAATCGCCATTGGCTCATCGAGGTCCCGGTTCGAGTCGTGGCGTACATCGTCGTTGCGTTAATCATTCGGTATTTGCTGCATCGGATGATCGACCGCGCGACCACCGGCAGGCCCAAGAAGTCCAGTAGCACAGAGCTGGAAGGGCAAGCGAAAAAGCCTCCACTGCTGCGCTATTTGCGCGACCGGGCCTCGGCGACGACCAACGGCATTCGGGCAGCTGAACGCCGCCAGCAACGCGCCCAGACGATCGGATCGGTCCTGAAGTCCACGACGTCCATCGTGCTGCTGGTTTGGGTCGTGCTGGCGATCCTCAGCGTGCTCGGGGTCAACATCGCGCCGTTCATCGCCTCAGCCGGTGTGGTCGGCCTCGCAATCGGCTTCGGCGCGCAGAACCTGGTCCGCGATTTCGTCAGCGGCGTGTTCATGCTGCTGGAGGACCAGTACGGCGTCGGCGACAACGTCGACCTGGGCGAGGTGTCCGGGGAGGTGCAGAGCGTCGGGCTGCGGATCACCACGGTCCGCGACATCGACGGCACGCTCTGGTACGTCCGCAACGGTGAGATCGCGCGCGTCGGGAACATGAGCCAGGACTACGCCGTCGCTCGGATCGAGGTGCCTGTCTCGCTGACCGCGGATGTAGACCGCGCCGAGCAGGTGGCCGTCGAAGCCGCCCATGAAGTCGTCGCCGATCCGTCGATGGCAGGCAAGGTCATCGGTGAACCGGAGATGCTCGGTGTGCAGTCGCTGACTGCGGACCAGCTCACGTTGCGGATGACGCTAAAGACCCGGCCGAACGCGCAATGGTCCGTGCAGCGCAAGCTCCGTCGAGAGATCTTGCGCGCTTACGACGAGAACGGCATCGACCTGCCCTACCCGCAGGGACGCATTCACGCTGTTGTCGGTGGGCGGCCGGCCGAGTAA
- a CDS encoding OPT family oligopeptide transporter — MAIETPTTPTLRELTLRGILLGGAITLVFTAANVYLGLKVGLTFATAIPAAVISMALLRNFANHSIVENNIVQTIASAAGTLSAIIFVLPGLIMIGWWTGFPYWITVAVCAVGGILGVMYSIPLRRALVTGSDLPYPEGVAAAEVLKVGDSSGGVEENRVGIRVIAFGSLVSAGFALLANLKVLANYVAAYFRVGAGGSMFGASLSLALVGVGHLIGMTVGIAMLVGLVISFGVLLPIRTIGTFGADESVADVIDGVFTHEVRFIGAGAIAVGAVWTLLKILRPIIKGIREALTSARDRRQGQLVDITQRDIPFPIVVGIIVAMLLPIAALLWEFSRGTALQGSSAGIIVASVVFVFFIGLVIAAVCGYMAGLIGSSNSPISGVGILTVLIAALVIKLVYGPTTDDQSLALVAFTLFVAAVTFGVATISNDNLQDLKTGQLVGATPWKQQVALVIGVLFGSAIIPPVLDLMQRAFGFLGAPGATDHALAAPQAALISSLAKGVFGGSLDWSLIGLGAAIGVVIVIVDEILTRTTRFSLPPLAVGMGMYLPMSLTLIIPLGSLLGYFYNKWADRTGGNVERKKRLGVLLATGMIVGESLYGVVFAGFVAGTGSDDPFAIFTGNDGTLAEVIGIIGFAAVLMWLYKRTQKISGRELPASSQA; from the coding sequence TTGGCTATCGAAACACCCACCACCCCGACGCTGCGCGAACTGACCCTCCGCGGGATCCTGCTCGGCGGGGCGATCACGCTGGTGTTCACCGCCGCCAACGTCTACCTCGGCCTCAAAGTCGGCCTGACCTTCGCCACCGCGATCCCGGCCGCGGTGATCTCCATGGCGCTGCTGCGCAACTTCGCGAACCACTCCATCGTCGAGAACAACATCGTGCAGACCATCGCCTCGGCGGCGGGCACGCTCTCGGCGATCATCTTCGTGCTGCCCGGCCTGATAATGATCGGCTGGTGGACCGGGTTCCCGTACTGGATCACGGTCGCGGTGTGTGCGGTCGGCGGGATCCTCGGCGTGATGTATTCCATCCCGCTGCGCCGGGCCCTGGTGACTGGCTCCGATCTCCCCTACCCCGAGGGCGTGGCCGCGGCCGAGGTGCTCAAGGTCGGCGACAGCAGCGGGGGTGTCGAAGAGAACCGCGTCGGCATCCGGGTGATCGCGTTCGGCTCGCTGGTGTCGGCCGGGTTCGCGCTGCTGGCCAACCTCAAGGTGCTGGCCAATTACGTGGCGGCGTATTTCCGGGTCGGGGCCGGCGGTTCGATGTTCGGCGCCAGCCTGTCCCTGGCCTTGGTCGGGGTGGGCCATCTGATCGGGATGACCGTCGGGATCGCGATGCTCGTCGGGTTGGTGATCTCCTTCGGGGTGCTGCTGCCGATCCGCACCATCGGGACATTCGGGGCAGACGAGTCGGTCGCCGATGTCATCGACGGGGTGTTCACCCACGAGGTGCGGTTCATCGGGGCTGGGGCGATCGCGGTGGGTGCGGTGTGGACGCTGCTGAAGATCCTGCGCCCGATCATCAAAGGCATCCGGGAAGCGCTGACGTCCGCACGCGACCGCCGCCAGGGTCAGCTGGTCGACATTACCCAGCGCGACATCCCGTTCCCCATCGTCGTGGGCATTATCGTGGCGATGCTGCTGCCGATCGCTGCGCTGCTGTGGGAGTTCAGTCGCGGCACCGCGCTGCAGGGCAGCTCGGCCGGGATCATCGTGGCCAGCGTGGTTTTCGTCTTCTTCATCGGCCTGGTGATCGCCGCGGTGTGCGGCTACATGGCCGGCCTCATCGGCTCGTCCAACAGCCCTATCTCCGGGGTCGGCATTCTCACGGTGCTCATCGCCGCGCTGGTGATCAAACTGGTGTACGGCCCGACCACAGATGACCAGTCGCTCGCGCTGGTGGCCTTCACCCTGTTCGTCGCGGCGGTCACCTTCGGGGTGGCCACCATCTCCAACGACAACCTGCAGGACCTCAAGACCGGCCAGCTGGTCGGCGCCACACCGTGGAAACAGCAAGTGGCGTTGGTGATTGGCGTGTTGTTCGGCTCGGCGATCATTCCGCCGGTGCTCGACCTGATGCAACGCGCCTTCGGGTTCCTGGGCGCACCGGGCGCCACTGACCACGCCTTGGCCGCACCGCAGGCCGCGCTGATCTCCTCACTGGCCAAGGGCGTGTTCGGCGGATCCCTGGACTGGTCGTTGATCGGGTTGGGCGCGGCGATCGGGGTGGTGATCGTCATCGTCGACGAAATCCTCACCCGGACAACCCGATTCTCCCTGCCGCCGCTGGCCGTCGGGATGGGCATGTACCTGCCGATGAGCCTGACCCTGATCATCCCGCTCGGCTCGCTGTTGGGGTACTTCTACAACAAGTGGGCCGACCGCACCGGAGGCAACGTCGAACGTAAGAAACGCCTCGGCGTGCTGCTGGCCACCGGCATGATCGTCGGCGAAAGCCTCTACGGCGTGGTGTTCGCCGGGTTCGTCGCCGGCACCGGAAGCGACGACCCGTTCGCGATCTTCACCGGCAATGACGGGACTCTTGCGGAGGTTATCGGGATCATCGGGTTCGCGGCCGTGCTCATGTGGTTGTACAAGCGGACGCAGAAGATCTCGGGGCGTGAGCTGCCTGCTTCTTCGCAGGCATAG
- a CDS encoding DUF3427 domain-containing protein — MDVGLYESLLTERLNTALAERTDLHPEFSTVDDAEQALTIARHLTPLIERQLRAAGNAEARAELLRNILGVLGDSDAQQEVLHQDDPAKILRLDAVSPKTLGTLQLPRPATPLSDAALMTNARNEPTLAAELRAELGSADHVDLLCAFVKWQGLRLLERELTELRERGVPLRVITTTYLGATDARALDALVNDFGADVRVNYETDRTRLHAKAWLLRRNTGFHTAYVGSSNLSHAALVDGLEWNVRLSAISTPHLLEKFRATFDSYWENREFELYRPADDSEKLRLALEVASGKKQRDPLAVTLSGLEVIAKTYQAELLEQLDAERVLHDRHRNLIVAATGTGKTVIAALDYRRLVREVHGRDLTLLFVAHRKEILQQARRMYQEVLTDPSFGELLVDGDQPRRWRHVFASIQSLTVDRLSSIDPDRFDIVVIDEFHHAQAASYRRLLDHIAPMELLGLTATPERGDGADVREFFGGRVAAELRLWDALEQNLLCPFHYFGIHDGTDLQTLQWNRGGYDLAELNEIYTGNDARTRIVLDQLQDKVSDVGAMRALGFCVSVEHARYMADQFVAAGIPARAIVGLDDSAERRVALAALRNRDINVLFTVDLFNEGLDIPLVDTVLFLRPTESATVFLQQLGRGLRLAPGKTVLTALDFVGHQRKEFRFDQRFRALTGLGRQRLEKQVKEGFPFLPSGSQIVLDSVARELVLENVRQQVSPKKAVLVSEVRAHSDDRLASYLEESGRGLEDILRTDRSWTTLCRDAGKLGEHPGPREAELIKRVKALAHVDDRRRWKAYNALLQDDHAESGVTEARLEAMLFYSLFPNGGGFGSVTEGLSALRGEAVAQEMRQVIDITFDAAHRSTYGLWNMGEEFTDVPLALHASYSREEILAALGFASQKRTPSTMREGVAWCPEVNADAFLITLKKSDTDYSPTTMYRDFALSPELFHWESQSTTSAASPTGQRYIHHRERGSHILIFVRETRTNALGAAPYIFLGPADYVSHEGDRPMAITWRLRQAMPMEVYVGARAAVA, encoded by the coding sequence GTGGACGTTGGACTATATGAATCTCTGCTCACCGAGCGGCTCAACACTGCCTTGGCCGAGCGTACTGACCTGCATCCAGAGTTCAGCACCGTCGACGACGCCGAGCAAGCGCTGACCATAGCTCGGCACCTGACGCCACTCATCGAACGGCAGTTGAGGGCGGCCGGCAATGCCGAGGCGCGAGCGGAACTGCTGCGCAACATCCTTGGAGTGCTTGGTGATTCCGATGCGCAGCAAGAAGTGTTGCATCAGGACGATCCCGCGAAGATTCTTCGGCTGGATGCCGTGAGCCCTAAAACCCTCGGCACGCTCCAGCTTCCACGTCCCGCGACGCCGTTGTCTGACGCCGCGCTCATGACGAACGCCCGCAACGAGCCCACGCTTGCGGCAGAGTTGCGGGCCGAGCTCGGCAGCGCCGACCACGTCGACCTGCTGTGTGCGTTTGTGAAGTGGCAGGGCCTGCGCTTGCTGGAACGCGAGCTCACCGAACTGCGTGAACGCGGCGTACCACTGCGGGTCATCACCACCACATACCTGGGGGCTACCGACGCCCGCGCCCTCGACGCGTTGGTCAACGACTTCGGCGCCGATGTGAGGGTCAATTACGAGACTGACCGAACCCGGCTGCATGCGAAGGCGTGGCTGCTGCGACGTAACACCGGGTTCCACACTGCGTACGTCGGCTCGTCCAACCTCTCGCATGCCGCGCTCGTCGACGGCCTGGAATGGAACGTGCGGCTCTCGGCGATCTCCACCCCGCACCTGTTGGAGAAGTTCCGCGCGACGTTCGACTCGTACTGGGAGAACCGCGAATTCGAGCTCTATCGCCCCGCTGACGATTCGGAGAAGCTCAGGCTCGCGTTGGAGGTGGCCTCCGGCAAGAAGCAGCGGGACCCGCTGGCCGTCACGCTGTCCGGGTTGGAGGTAATCGCCAAGACGTATCAAGCCGAGCTGCTCGAACAGCTCGATGCTGAACGCGTGCTGCATGATCGCCATCGCAACCTGATCGTGGCGGCCACTGGCACTGGAAAGACAGTGATCGCCGCACTGGACTACCGTCGGCTCGTCCGGGAAGTTCACGGCCGTGACCTCACGCTCCTGTTTGTGGCGCACCGAAAGGAGATCCTGCAGCAGGCGCGTCGGATGTATCAGGAGGTGCTCACCGACCCGTCATTCGGTGAGTTGCTGGTCGATGGCGATCAACCGCGCCGCTGGCGCCACGTGTTCGCCAGCATCCAATCCCTCACCGTGGACCGACTTTCCAGCATTGATCCCGACCGGTTCGACATCGTGGTGATCGATGAGTTTCACCACGCGCAGGCGGCGTCCTATCGCCGGCTTCTTGATCACATCGCGCCGATGGAACTGCTCGGACTGACCGCCACTCCGGAACGCGGGGACGGCGCCGACGTGCGGGAGTTTTTCGGTGGGCGGGTGGCCGCTGAGCTGCGACTGTGGGATGCGCTCGAGCAGAACCTCCTGTGCCCATTCCACTACTTCGGCATCCACGACGGCACTGACCTGCAGACTCTGCAGTGGAACAGGGGCGGGTACGACTTGGCCGAGCTGAACGAGATCTACACCGGCAATGACGCCCGCACACGCATCGTGCTTGATCAGCTGCAGGACAAGGTTTCCGACGTCGGGGCGATGCGGGCGCTCGGCTTCTGCGTGAGCGTCGAGCACGCCCGATACATGGCCGACCAGTTTGTCGCGGCGGGCATTCCAGCACGAGCCATCGTCGGACTCGACGATTCCGCAGAACGGCGCGTGGCCCTGGCCGCGCTCCGCAACCGTGACATCAACGTGCTGTTCACGGTCGACCTGTTCAACGAGGGGCTCGACATCCCGCTTGTTGACACCGTGCTGTTTCTGCGGCCCACCGAGAGTGCGACCGTGTTCCTGCAGCAACTCGGTCGCGGACTGCGGCTTGCGCCCGGCAAGACTGTGCTGACGGCGCTCGACTTCGTCGGCCACCAGCGCAAAGAGTTCCGGTTCGATCAGCGGTTCCGAGCGCTGACTGGGTTGGGTCGCCAGCGGCTGGAAAAGCAAGTCAAGGAAGGGTTTCCGTTCCTGCCGTCGGGCAGCCAGATCGTGCTCGACTCGGTGGCCCGGGAGCTGGTGCTGGAGAACGTGCGCCAGCAGGTGTCGCCGAAAAAGGCCGTACTGGTGTCCGAGGTTCGGGCGCATTCCGACGATCGGCTGGCCTCGTATCTGGAGGAGTCGGGCCGTGGGCTCGAAGACATTCTGCGGACCGACCGGTCGTGGACCACGCTGTGCCGCGACGCCGGGAAGCTGGGAGAGCATCCCGGGCCCCGCGAGGCCGAACTGATCAAACGAGTGAAGGCGTTGGCGCACGTGGATGACCGGCGACGCTGGAAGGCCTACAACGCACTCCTGCAGGATGACCACGCTGAGAGCGGGGTCACAGAGGCGCGGTTGGAAGCCATGCTGTTCTATTCGCTGTTTCCCAATGGCGGTGGGTTCGGCAGTGTCACAGAAGGACTCAGTGCTCTTCGCGGTGAAGCAGTAGCTCAGGAGATGCGCCAGGTCATCGACATCACGTTCGACGCTGCCCATCGCAGCACCTACGGCCTGTGGAACATGGGCGAGGAATTCACGGATGTGCCGCTGGCGCTGCATGCCAGCTATTCGCGGGAGGAGATCCTCGCGGCCTTGGGATTCGCATCGCAGAAGCGGACACCGAGCACAATGCGAGAGGGAGTCGCGTGGTGCCCGGAGGTGAACGCTGACGCGTTCCTCATCACGTTGAAGAAATCCGACACTGACTACTCACCGACCACCATGTACCGGGACTTCGCGCTGAGCCCGGAGCTGTTCCACTGGGAGTCACAGTCCACGACCTCGGCGGCGTCACCGACCGGGCAGCGCTACATCCATCACCGTGAGCGCGGGTCCCATATTCTGATCTTCGTCCGCGAGACAAGAACCAATGCACTGGGTGCCGCGCCGTACATCTTCTTGGGGCCGGCGGACTACGTGTCACATGAGGGCGATCGGCCGATGGCAATCACGTGGCGCTTGCGTCAGGCAATGCCGATGGAGGTGTACGTGGGGGCGCGGGCTGCGGTGGCGTGA
- a CDS encoding SDR family oxidoreductase encodes MNAIDPEQLSTCLRVLSEVDKLPPEHPDAVAVRQATAKMFKALKKSRRTARRDAIAAADRAVIAATATGAPGRIDDETQGLPLVSTAVGASAGTLLRSRACYICKTHHTVVDAFYHQLCPDCAAINRAKRDARTDLTGRRALLTGGRAKIGMYIALRLLRDGAHTTITTRFPNDAVRRFAAMEDSADWLHRLRVVGIDLRDPAQVVALADEVAAQGPLDILINNAAQTVRRPPGSYAALVEAERTPPPALVDVVTFDHVSDAHPHALAGSLGEHPAPHALTELALTARSASPERIAAGTAIDAGGLLPDTASVNSWTQRVHEVDAMELLEVQLCNQTAPFILVSRLRPALAASPARRKYVVNVSAMEGQFGRGYKGPGHPHTNMAKAALNMLTRTSSGEMLEQDGILMTAVDTGWITDERPHPTKLRLAEEGFHAPLDLVDGAARVYDPIVRGELGEDLYGCFLKDYSPASW; translated from the coding sequence GTGAACGCGATCGACCCCGAGCAGCTCAGCACGTGCCTGCGGGTGCTGTCCGAGGTGGACAAACTGCCTCCCGAGCACCCCGACGCCGTTGCTGTGCGCCAGGCCACTGCCAAGATGTTCAAGGCGCTGAAGAAGTCCCGCCGCACCGCCAGACGCGACGCGATCGCAGCCGCTGACCGCGCCGTCATCGCCGCCACCGCCACCGGTGCGCCCGGACGGATCGACGACGAGACCCAGGGCTTGCCGCTGGTGTCCACCGCGGTCGGGGCCAGTGCGGGCACGCTGCTGCGCTCGCGGGCCTGCTACATCTGCAAGACCCACCACACCGTGGTCGACGCCTTCTACCACCAGCTTTGCCCGGACTGTGCCGCGATCAACCGGGCCAAACGCGATGCCCGCACCGACCTGACCGGACGCCGGGCCCTGCTCACCGGCGGGCGCGCCAAGATCGGCATGTACATCGCGCTGCGGCTGTTGCGTGACGGCGCGCACACCACGATCACCACCCGGTTTCCCAACGATGCGGTGCGCCGCTTCGCCGCGATGGAGGACAGCGCCGACTGGTTGCACCGGCTGCGGGTGGTGGGGATCGACCTGCGTGACCCGGCCCAGGTGGTCGCCCTGGCCGACGAGGTGGCCGCACAGGGGCCGCTGGACATCCTGATCAACAACGCCGCCCAGACGGTGCGCCGCCCGCCCGGCTCGTATGCCGCGCTGGTCGAGGCCGAGCGCACCCCGCCGCCGGCTTTGGTGGACGTGGTCACCTTCGACCACGTCAGTGACGCGCATCCACATGCCCTGGCCGGGAGCCTCGGCGAGCATCCCGCCCCGCACGCGCTGACCGAGCTGGCCCTGACCGCCCGCAGTGCCTCGCCGGAGCGGATCGCCGCCGGGACTGCCATCGACGCGGGTGGGCTGCTGCCCGATACCGCGTCGGTGAACAGCTGGACCCAACGTGTGCACGAGGTCGACGCGATGGAGCTGCTCGAAGTGCAGCTGTGCAACCAGACCGCGCCGTTCATTCTGGTGAGCCGGCTGCGCCCGGCGCTGGCCGCGTCACCCGCCCGGCGCAAGTACGTGGTGAACGTGTCCGCGATGGAAGGCCAGTTCGGCCGTGGCTACAAGGGGCCCGGGCACCCGCACACCAACATGGCCAAGGCCGCGCTGAACATGCTGACCCGCACGAGTTCTGGGGAGATGCTGGAGCAGGACGGGATCTTGATGACCGCCGTCGATACCGGGTGGATCACTGACGAGCGTCCGCACCCGACGAAGCTGCGGCTGGCCGAGGAAGGTTTCCACGCACCGCTGGATCTGGTGGATGGTGCTGCGCGCGTGTATGACCCGATCGTGCGCGGGGAGTTGGGCGAGGATCTGTATGGGTGCTTTTTGAAGGATTACTCGCCGGCCAGTTGGTGA
- the arr gene encoding NAD(+)--rifampin ADP-ribosyltransferase, with protein MGDVVTSTPKPFEVHESGALLHGTKADLAVGDCLVPGRESNYEAGRIMNHVYVTRTLDAAVWGAEMAVGEGRGRIYIVEPEGAIEDDPNVTDKKLPGNPTCSYRTREPVRIVGEITDWVGHSPEQLQGMRDGLADLRRRGLDVIYD; from the coding sequence ATGGGGGATGTTGTGACGAGTACGCCGAAACCGTTTGAAGTGCACGAGTCCGGTGCGCTGCTGCACGGCACCAAGGCTGACCTGGCGGTGGGGGATTGCCTGGTGCCCGGGCGCGAGTCGAATTACGAAGCCGGTCGGATCATGAACCACGTGTACGTCACCCGCACCTTGGATGCTGCGGTGTGGGGAGCCGAGATGGCCGTCGGCGAGGGGCGGGGCCGCATCTACATCGTCGAACCCGAAGGTGCGATCGAGGACGACCCGAACGTCACCGACAAGAAGCTGCCCGGAAACCCGACCTGCTCCTACCGGACCCGTGAGCCGGTGAGAATCGTCGGGGAGATCACCGACTGGGTGGGGCATTCACCCGAGCAGCTGCAGGGCATGCGCGACGGCCTGGCGGACCTTCGGCGGCGAGGGCTGGACGTCATCTACGACTGA
- a CDS encoding Mut7-C RNAse domain-containing protein: MAGFVTVRAYAELNDFLGPESRGLSVHRPCQSHQTVKDVLEAMGIPHTEVDLILVNGDPAGFEHRPGVADRIAVYPMFEALDIGATARLRPVPLRDPRFVIDVNLGRLARLLRVLGLDVWWSSEADDQTLADVSVEQQRILLTRDRGLLKRRAITHGLFVHSQQPEEQTLEVLRRLDLRRRVAPFTRCVRCNGTLAAVTKEAVMDRLEPLTRRYYDEFSHCPDCGRIYWAGSHFARLTGLVERLLDRL, encoded by the coding sequence ATGGCCGGTTTCGTCACCGTCCGGGCCTACGCCGAGCTCAACGACTTCCTCGGCCCCGAGTCGCGGGGCCTGTCCGTGCACCGGCCATGCCAAAGTCATCAGACGGTCAAGGACGTGCTGGAGGCCATGGGCATTCCGCACACCGAGGTGGACCTGATCCTGGTGAACGGGGATCCCGCCGGCTTCGAGCACCGCCCTGGCGTCGCTGACCGCATCGCGGTGTACCCGATGTTCGAGGCGCTCGACATCGGCGCGACGGCGCGGCTGCGTCCAGTGCCGCTGCGGGATCCGCGGTTCGTGATCGACGTCAACCTCGGCCGGCTGGCAAGGCTGCTGCGCGTGCTCGGGTTGGACGTGTGGTGGTCCAGCGAGGCCGACGATCAGACCCTGGCCGATGTCAGCGTCGAACAACAGCGGATCCTGCTGACCCGCGACCGTGGCCTGTTGAAGCGTCGCGCGATCACCCACGGTTTGTTCGTCCACTCCCAGCAGCCCGAGGAGCAGACGTTGGAGGTGCTGCGGCGGCTGGATTTGCGACGTCGAGTGGCGCCCTTCACCCGCTGCGTGCGATGCAACGGCACGCTGGCGGCGGTGACGAAGGAGGCGGTGATGGACCGTCTGGAGCCGTTGACCCGCCGCTACTACGACGAGTTCAGTCACTGCCCGGACTGCGGGCGAATCTATTGGGCCGGATCACATTTCGCGAGATTGACCGGTCTCGTCGAGAGGCTTCTCGACCGACTCTGA